One window of Kiritimatiellales bacterium genomic DNA carries:
- a CDS encoding alkaline phosphatase produces MKRLRCCVLVLFCCVFHLLSSEVQPVKYVFLFIGDGMSLPQRMMTEEFLQVTENRGLFINSMPYQAITSTRAANSFITDSAASGTAIACGEKTLNHRIGMDAAGERKLESVAEVARDSGRKVGIVTTVTLNHATPAAFYGHNLNRGKYYQLGLDLIASGFDYFGGGGIDRHNDTKDPMYKGDIYVLAEQAGYTVSRTADGFRQFKPGAGKVISVGAEGALPYAVDMDKDDLRLADFTRQAIELLDNPAGFFLMVEGGKIDWMCHANDAATTLREVIDFDEAVQVAYQFMTKHSEDTLIVVTGDHETGGLTLGFAGTGYKSHIELLAAQTCSRDVMSRRLKEFAGSERPAFETVKPLITEMAGLIFGVDENRKKGGLNLTKNDEQMLEDAFNSQFEDGKFKSSDPLVNAIVRTLNNKASVAWTSGAHTALPVSTTACGKEAGLFSNMIDNTDISKRLKMVVR; encoded by the coding sequence ATGAAGAGATTAAGATGTTGTGTATTGGTGCTGTTTTGCTGTGTGTTTCACCTGCTGTCCAGTGAAGTTCAGCCGGTAAAATATGTATTTTTGTTTATTGGCGACGGCATGTCGCTGCCGCAGCGGATGATGACTGAAGAGTTTCTGCAGGTGACAGAAAATCGCGGACTGTTCATAAACTCCATGCCGTATCAGGCGATCACCTCCACCCGTGCAGCGAATTCTTTTATCACTGACTCGGCGGCCAGCGGCACAGCGATTGCCTGCGGTGAAAAAACGTTAAACCACCGCATTGGCATGGACGCTGCCGGAGAACGCAAACTGGAATCGGTAGCAGAGGTCGCCCGTGATTCTGGGCGGAAAGTTGGGATTGTAACTACAGTTACACTGAATCATGCTACGCCGGCGGCATTTTACGGACATAATCTGAACCGCGGTAAATATTACCAGCTGGGACTGGATCTGATCGCATCGGGTTTTGATTATTTCGGCGGCGGAGGTATTGACCGGCATAACGACACGAAAGACCCGATGTACAAGGGGGATATTTATGTATTGGCGGAACAGGCCGGCTATACTGTCAGCCGGACGGCCGATGGCTTCCGGCAGTTCAAACCGGGCGCAGGCAAAGTAATATCTGTCGGTGCAGAGGGCGCACTTCCATATGCGGTCGATATGGATAAAGATGATTTGCGTCTGGCTGATTTCACCCGGCAGGCCATCGAACTGCTGGATAATCCGGCAGGATTTTTCCTGATGGTCGAAGGCGGCAAGATCGACTGGATGTGCCACGCCAATGATGCCGCCACGACACTGCGCGAGGTAATTGATTTCGATGAGGCGGTTCAAGTCGCGTATCAATTTATGACGAAACATTCGGAAGATACATTGATTGTGGTGACCGGCGATCATGAAACCGGCGGATTGACGCTGGGTTTTGCGGGTACCGGATACAAGTCGCATATCGAACTGCTGGCGGCACAGACCTGTTCCCGCGACGTGATGAGCCGGCGTTTGAAGGAGTTTGCAGGTTCGGAGCGACCGGCATTTGAGACCGTGAAACCCTTGATTACGGAGATGGCCGGCTTGATTTTCGGCGTTGATGAAAACCGGAAGAAAGGCGGTTTGAATTTGACAAAAAACGATGAACAGATGCTTGAAGATGCATTCAACAGTCAGTTCGAAGACGGTAAATTTAAATCAAGCGATCCGCTAGTAAATGCAATAGTCCGGACGCTGAATAATAAAGCGTCAGTTGCCTGGACCAGCGGAGCCCACACTGCTTTGCCGGTAAGCACAACTGCTTGCGGGAAAGAGGCCGGGTTGTTTTCCAATATGATTGATAATACCGATATCAGCAAACGGTTGAAAATGGTGGTGCGCTGA